The Xiphophorus couchianus chromosome 14, X_couchianus-1.0, whole genome shotgun sequence genome includes a region encoding these proteins:
- the cmasa gene encoding N-acylneuraminate cytidylyltransferase A isoform X1 produces the protein MAARKQEEAESLKYPEVGHVAALILARGGSKGIPLKNIKPLAGIPLIGWVLRAAIDSDVFDSVWVSTDHDEIKEVAKSWKVEVHPRSEKVSSDDSTSLETIQEFLEKHPEVTVVCNIQATSPCLHPFHIKNALKKITEDRYDSVFSVVRRYQFRWKEVKKGSDECTEPENLNPAKRPRRQDWNGELVENGSFYFATRDLIMKEGRLQGGRVAYFEMEPEHSVDIDVDIDWPVAEQRVLRYGYFGGGVSLMFCEVSGCLTAGRGHLSGSPDRPGVSFPGGPCDTDSGMSSGYVSDSEVSSAKSRDTELLNVSIHSRDIEGLRKLQKDDVEVVLLISEEDVLRQMHYKLMTGCEAMVVGEDPLKDVQSMVEKKKLDWNDVAYMGCDAASESCLRLAGLSAAPAYAQPEAIRAGKFTCKHGGGAGAVRDFAEHVLLQNQQARLQKQKAVGAVTTALK, from the exons ATGGCTGCCCGAAAACAAGAAGAAGCTGAGAGCCTGAAGTATCCTGAGGTCGGACACGTAGCGGCTCTGATTCTGGCTAGAGGGGGAAGCAAAGGGATTCCGCTGAAGAACATCAAGCCGCTGGCCGGGATTCCTCTGATCGGCTGGGTGCTGAGAGCCGCCATCGACTCGGATGTGTTCGACAG tGTTTGGGTGTCAACAGACCACGATGAGATTAAAGAAGTTGCAAAATCCTGGAAGGTCGAAGTCCACCCGAGGAGCGAAAAAGTCTCCAGCGACGACTCCACTTCCTTGGAGACAATTCAGGAGTTTCTAGAGAAACACCCAG AGGTGACAGTGGTCTGTAACATCCAGGCTACGTCTCCGTGTCTCCATCCATTTCACATAAAGAATGCCCTGAAGAAGATCACAGAGGACAGATACGACTCCGTCTTCTCCGTGGTCCGGAGATACCAGTTTCGCTGGAAGGAGGTGAAGAAAGGAA GTGATGAATGCACTGAGCCGGAGAATCTGAACCCGGCGAAGCGTCCACGGCGTCAGGACTGGAACGGAGAGCTGGTTGAGAATGGTTCATTTTACTTCGCCACCAGAGACCTCATCATGAAGGAAGGACGGCTGCAG GGCGGTCGGGTCGCCTACTTTGAGATGGAGCCGGAGCACAGCGTGGACATCGACGTGGACATCGACTGGCCTGTGGCAGAGCAGAGAGTACTCAG GTACGGTTACTTTGGCGGGGGAGTGTCTCTGATGTTCTGTGAAGTTTCCGGATGTTTGACAGCTGGACGGGGCCACTTGTCTGGGTCCCCGGACAGGCCTGGAGTGTCCTTTCCTGGTGGCCCGTGTGACACTGATTCTGGAATGTCCTCTGGTTACGTGTCCGACTCTGAAGTGTCCTCTGCTAAGAGCAGAGACACAGAACTACTCAATGTCTCCATCCACAGCAGAGACATAGAAGGACTTAGGAAGCTGCAGAAAGACGATGTGGAG GTGGTGCTGCTGATCTCTGAGGAAGATGTGCTCCGACAGATGCATTATAAACTGATGACGGGCTGTGAAGCGATGGTAGTCGGAGAGGATCCACTAAAAGATGTGCAGTCGATggtggagaagaagaagctggaCTGGAACGATGTGGCCTACATGG GCTGTGACGCAGCGTCCGAAAGCTGTCTGCGGCTGGCGGGCCTGAGCGCGGCGCCGGCGTACGCCCAGCCTGAAGCCATCAGAGCCGGCAAGTTTACCTGCAAGCATGGCGGCGGGGCGGGCGCTGTGCGGGACTTCGCCGAACACGTCCTGCTCCAGAATCAGCAGGCCAGGCTCCAGAAGCAGAAGGCTGTGGGCGCAGTCACCAcggctttaaaataa
- the cmasa gene encoding N-acylneuraminate cytidylyltransferase A isoform X2, protein MAARKQEEAESLKYPEVGHVAALILARGGSKGIPLKNIKPLAGIPLIGWVLRAAIDSDVFDSVWVSTDHDEIKEVAKSWKVEVHPRSEKVSSDDSTSLETIQEFLEKHPEVTVVCNIQATSPCLHPFHIKNALKKITEDRYDSVFSVVRRYQFRWKEVKKGSCTEPENLNPAKRPRRQDWNGELVENGSFYFATRDLIMKEGRLQGGRVAYFEMEPEHSVDIDVDIDWPVAEQRVLRYGYFGGGVSLMFCEVSGCLTAGRGHLSGSPDRPGVSFPGGPCDTDSGMSSGYVSDSEVSSAKSRDTELLNVSIHSRDIEGLRKLQKDDVEVVLLISEEDVLRQMHYKLMTGCEAMVVGEDPLKDVQSMVEKKKLDWNDVAYMGCDAASESCLRLAGLSAAPAYAQPEAIRAGKFTCKHGGGAGAVRDFAEHVLLQNQQARLQKQKAVGAVTTALK, encoded by the exons ATGGCTGCCCGAAAACAAGAAGAAGCTGAGAGCCTGAAGTATCCTGAGGTCGGACACGTAGCGGCTCTGATTCTGGCTAGAGGGGGAAGCAAAGGGATTCCGCTGAAGAACATCAAGCCGCTGGCCGGGATTCCTCTGATCGGCTGGGTGCTGAGAGCCGCCATCGACTCGGATGTGTTCGACAG tGTTTGGGTGTCAACAGACCACGATGAGATTAAAGAAGTTGCAAAATCCTGGAAGGTCGAAGTCCACCCGAGGAGCGAAAAAGTCTCCAGCGACGACTCCACTTCCTTGGAGACAATTCAGGAGTTTCTAGAGAAACACCCAG AGGTGACAGTGGTCTGTAACATCCAGGCTACGTCTCCGTGTCTCCATCCATTTCACATAAAGAATGCCCTGAAGAAGATCACAGAGGACAGATACGACTCCGTCTTCTCCGTGGTCCGGAGATACCAGTTTCGCTGGAAGGAGGTGAAGAAAGGAAGT TGCACTGAGCCGGAGAATCTGAACCCGGCGAAGCGTCCACGGCGTCAGGACTGGAACGGAGAGCTGGTTGAGAATGGTTCATTTTACTTCGCCACCAGAGACCTCATCATGAAGGAAGGACGGCTGCAG GGCGGTCGGGTCGCCTACTTTGAGATGGAGCCGGAGCACAGCGTGGACATCGACGTGGACATCGACTGGCCTGTGGCAGAGCAGAGAGTACTCAG GTACGGTTACTTTGGCGGGGGAGTGTCTCTGATGTTCTGTGAAGTTTCCGGATGTTTGACAGCTGGACGGGGCCACTTGTCTGGGTCCCCGGACAGGCCTGGAGTGTCCTTTCCTGGTGGCCCGTGTGACACTGATTCTGGAATGTCCTCTGGTTACGTGTCCGACTCTGAAGTGTCCTCTGCTAAGAGCAGAGACACAGAACTACTCAATGTCTCCATCCACAGCAGAGACATAGAAGGACTTAGGAAGCTGCAGAAAGACGATGTGGAG GTGGTGCTGCTGATCTCTGAGGAAGATGTGCTCCGACAGATGCATTATAAACTGATGACGGGCTGTGAAGCGATGGTAGTCGGAGAGGATCCACTAAAAGATGTGCAGTCGATggtggagaagaagaagctggaCTGGAACGATGTGGCCTACATGG GCTGTGACGCAGCGTCCGAAAGCTGTCTGCGGCTGGCGGGCCTGAGCGCGGCGCCGGCGTACGCCCAGCCTGAAGCCATCAGAGCCGGCAAGTTTACCTGCAAGCATGGCGGCGGGGCGGGCGCTGTGCGGGACTTCGCCGAACACGTCCTGCTCCAGAATCAGCAGGCCAGGCTCCAGAAGCAGAAGGCTGTGGGCGCAGTCACCAcggctttaaaataa
- the cmasa gene encoding N-acylneuraminate cytidylyltransferase A isoform X3 gives MAARKQEEAESLKYPEVGHVAALILARGGSKGIPLKNIKPLAGIPLIGWVLRAAIDSDVFDSVWVSTDHDEIKEVAKSWKVEVHPRSEKVSSDDSTSLETIQEFLEKHPEVTVVCNIQATSPCLHPFHIKNALKKITEDRYDSVFSVVRRYQFRWKEVKKGSDECTEPENLNPAKRPRRQDWNGELVENGSFYFATRDLIMKEGRLQGGRVAYFEMEPEHSVDIDVDIDWPVAEQRVLRPGVSFPGGPCDTDSGMSSGYVSDSEVSSAKSRDTELLNVSIHSRDIEGLRKLQKDDVEVVLLISEEDVLRQMHYKLMTGCEAMVVGEDPLKDVQSMVEKKKLDWNDVAYMGCDAASESCLRLAGLSAAPAYAQPEAIRAGKFTCKHGGGAGAVRDFAEHVLLQNQQARLQKQKAVGAVTTALK, from the exons ATGGCTGCCCGAAAACAAGAAGAAGCTGAGAGCCTGAAGTATCCTGAGGTCGGACACGTAGCGGCTCTGATTCTGGCTAGAGGGGGAAGCAAAGGGATTCCGCTGAAGAACATCAAGCCGCTGGCCGGGATTCCTCTGATCGGCTGGGTGCTGAGAGCCGCCATCGACTCGGATGTGTTCGACAG tGTTTGGGTGTCAACAGACCACGATGAGATTAAAGAAGTTGCAAAATCCTGGAAGGTCGAAGTCCACCCGAGGAGCGAAAAAGTCTCCAGCGACGACTCCACTTCCTTGGAGACAATTCAGGAGTTTCTAGAGAAACACCCAG AGGTGACAGTGGTCTGTAACATCCAGGCTACGTCTCCGTGTCTCCATCCATTTCACATAAAGAATGCCCTGAAGAAGATCACAGAGGACAGATACGACTCCGTCTTCTCCGTGGTCCGGAGATACCAGTTTCGCTGGAAGGAGGTGAAGAAAGGAA GTGATGAATGCACTGAGCCGGAGAATCTGAACCCGGCGAAGCGTCCACGGCGTCAGGACTGGAACGGAGAGCTGGTTGAGAATGGTTCATTTTACTTCGCCACCAGAGACCTCATCATGAAGGAAGGACGGCTGCAG GGCGGTCGGGTCGCCTACTTTGAGATGGAGCCGGAGCACAGCGTGGACATCGACGTGGACATCGACTGGCCTGTGGCAGAGCAGAGAGTACTCAG GCCTGGAGTGTCCTTTCCTGGTGGCCCGTGTGACACTGATTCTGGAATGTCCTCTGGTTACGTGTCCGACTCTGAAGTGTCCTCTGCTAAGAGCAGAGACACAGAACTACTCAATGTCTCCATCCACAGCAGAGACATAGAAGGACTTAGGAAGCTGCAGAAAGACGATGTGGAG GTGGTGCTGCTGATCTCTGAGGAAGATGTGCTCCGACAGATGCATTATAAACTGATGACGGGCTGTGAAGCGATGGTAGTCGGAGAGGATCCACTAAAAGATGTGCAGTCGATggtggagaagaagaagctggaCTGGAACGATGTGGCCTACATGG GCTGTGACGCAGCGTCCGAAAGCTGTCTGCGGCTGGCGGGCCTGAGCGCGGCGCCGGCGTACGCCCAGCCTGAAGCCATCAGAGCCGGCAAGTTTACCTGCAAGCATGGCGGCGGGGCGGGCGCTGTGCGGGACTTCGCCGAACACGTCCTGCTCCAGAATCAGCAGGCCAGGCTCCAGAAGCAGAAGGCTGTGGGCGCAGTCACCAcggctttaaaataa
- the LOC114157319 gene encoding NACHT, LRR and PYD domains-containing protein 5-like: MEASNGKEEEVPCSETTLCKEQEGKRKQQKQEPEPTCLSFKSSHSKDAIIRFNLDQPSDAKRLDQISDVGQPRPEHQIQLGSIFMELEKKIVMFVKYELKEIQKVLCSDYPECSEGLEEDERVSGNKDEKQSSSRSSREAFLKITVDFLRMMSRDDLADLLQSKSFITCQQTLKSNLKKKLQFVFEGIAKSGNQTFLNQIYTELYITEGDSGDVNKEHEVRQIESVSWKPDRPETTIRHEDIFKHSPDRDEPIRAVMTKGVAGIGKTVLAQKFTLDWAEDQANQDIQFTFPFTFRELNLLKDQQFSLVELVHHFFSETRGISTFEELKVVFIFDGLDESRLPLDFNNNEILTDVRKSTSVDVLLTNLIRGNLLPKAHLWITTRPAAASRIPPEFVGKMTEIRGFTDPQKDEYFIKRFKYKKEARMVIYHIKKSRTLHIMCHIPIFCWITATVVEDMLNKKDKELPKTLTEMYIHFLVVQNKLKVIKYDGLQCETDSHWSAESRKMIESLGKMAYEQLMKGNLIFYESDLIECGIDIRAASVCSGVFTEIFREERGLYQNKVFCFVHLSVQEFLAALHVHLTFIKSGINLLAKGETKSKELEKRSHEFPETNIYKSAVDMALESPDGHLDLFLRFLLGLSLETNRRHLRGFVAQTEESLVTNKDTAQYIKEKMNNHLCVEKSINLFHCLNELNDQSLMEEIQQSLNTGSLSAHQLSPAQWSALHFILLSSEKGLETFDLKKYSASENALLRLLPMVKIISKVILSGCNLSERSCEAMSSLLSSTSSSLRDLDLSNNDLTDSGVKLLCNGLMSPNCELKILRLSGCLIRDEGCAALASALTVNPSHLKELDLSFNYPREAGMESLAAILKNPSFRLESLNMEPGGERWLTPGLRKYSCPPTVDLNTVNRFLKLSDKNKKVTLVEKEQPYPDHADRFDLHQLLCIDGLTGRCYWEVEWGGKVYVSVSYRGINRKGVNDDSWFGLNDQSWSLVCSDDGYTVWHNGEKAFIPVSFYSSSPSGRVAVYVDCPAGTLSFYRVSSDTLIHIYTANTKFTEPLYPGFGFDNKTGSWMSLCSL; encoded by the exons ATGGAGGCATCTAATGGCAAAGAAGAGGAAGTTCCTTGCTCTGAAACAACTTTATGCAAGGAACAAGAGGGCAAGAG gaaacaacagaaacaagaacCCGAACCAACTTGTCTGTCCTTCAAGAGCAGCCACTCAAAAGATGCCATTATTCGTTTTAATCTTGACCAACCTTCAGATGCAAAAAG ACTTGACCAGATCTCTGACGTTGGTCAACCTCGCCCTGAGCATCAAATTCAGCTGGGCTCCATATTTATG gAACTGGAGAAAAAGATTGTGATGTTTGTGAAGTATGAGCTAAAGGAAATCCAAAAGGTCTTGTGTTCAGATTACCCAGAATGTTCTGAGGGTCTGGAAGAGGATGAAAGGGTGTCTGGAAATAAGGATgaaaagcagagcagcagcaggagcagtaGAGAGGCATTTTTAAAGATCACTGTTGACTTCTTGAGAATGATGAGTCGGGATGACCTAGCTGATCTTCTGCAGAGCA aGTCATTCATCACATGTCAACAAACACTAAAGTCTAACCTAAAGAAGAAGCTCCAGTTTGTGTTTGAAGGAATCGCTAAATCAggaaatcaaacatttctaaatcagATTTACACAGAGCTCTACATCACAGAAGGAGACTCTGGAGATGTCAATAAGGAACATGAGGTCAGACAGATTGAATCAGTGTCCTGGAAACCAGACAGACCAGAAACAACAATTAGACATGAAGACATATTTAAACATTCACCTGATAGagatgaaccaatcagagcagtgATGACAAAGGGAGTGGCTGGCATTGGGAAAACAGTCCTGGCACAGAAGTTCACTCTGGACTGGGCAGAAGACCAAGCCAACCAGGACATCCAGTTCACGTTTCCATTCACATTCAGAGAGTTGAATCTGTTAAAAGACCAGCAATTCAGCTTGGTGGAGCTTGTTCACCACTTTTTTAGTGAAACCAGAGGAATCTCCACATTTGAAGAGTTAAAGGTTGTGTTCATCTTTGATGGTTTGGATGAGAGTCGACTTCCACTGGACTTCAACAACAATGAGATCCTGACAGATGTAAGAAAGTCCACCTCAGTAGATGTTCTTCTGACAAACCTCATCAGAGGGAACCTGCTTCCCAAAGCTCACCTCTGGATAACCACACGGCCTGCAGCAGCCAGTCGGATCCCTCCTGAGTTTGTTGGCAAGATGACAGAGATTAGAGGATTCACTGACCCACAGAAAGATGAGTACTTCatcaaaagatttaaatataaGAAGGAGGCCAGAATGGTAATCTACCacataaagaaatcaagaaCCCTCCACATCATGTGCCACATCCCAAtcttctgctggatcactgctacAGTTGTGGAAGACATGTTgaacaagaaagacaaagagcTGCCAAAGACCCTGACTGAGATGTACATTCACTTCTTGGTAGTGCAGAACAAACTGAAGGTCATCAAGTATGATGGTCTTCAGTGTGAGACAGATTCACACTGGAGCGCAGAGAGCCGGAAAATGATTGAGTCGTTGGGAAAAATGGCTTATGAACAGCTGATGAAAGGAAACCTGATCTTCTATGAATCAGACCTGATTGAGTGTGGCATCGATATCAGAGCAGCATCAGTGTGCTCAGGAGTGTTCACGGAGATCTTCAGAGAAGAGAGAGGGCTGTACCAGAACAAAGTCTTCTGCTTCGTCCACCTGAGTgttcaggagtttctggctgctcttCATGTTCACCTGACTTTCATCAAATCTGGAATCAATCTGCTGGCAAAAGGTGAAACGAAATCCAAGGAATTAGAAAAAAGAAGCCATGAATTTCCAGAGACAAACATTTACAAGAGTGCTGTGGACATGGCCCTAGAGAGTCCAGATGGACACCTGGACTTGTTCCTCCGCTTTCTACTTGGTCTTTCACTGGAGACCAATAGGCGTCACTTAAGAGGCTTTGTGGCACAGACAGAAGAAAGTTTAGTAACTAATAAAGACACAGCCCAGTACATCAAGGAGAAGATGAATAATCATCTGTGTGTTGAAAAAAGCATCAATCTGTTCCACTGCCTGAATGAACTAAATGATCAGTCTCTGATGGAGGAAATCCAACAATCTTTAAATACAGGAAGTCTTTCAGCACACCAGCTGTCTCCTGCTCAGTGGTCAGCTCTGCACTTCATCCTACTTTCATCAGAAAAAGGTCTGGAGACATTTGATCTGAAGAAATACTCTGCTTCAGAGAATGCTTTACTGAGGCTGCTGCCAATGGTCAAAATCATTAGCAAAGTTAT ACTGAGTGGGTGtaacctctcagagagaagctgtgaagctaTGTCCTCATTGCTCAGCTCAACATCCTCTAGTCTCAGAGATCTGGACCTGAGTAACAATGACCTGACagattcaggagtgaagctgctgtGCAATGGACTGATGAGTCCTAACTGTGAACTCAAAATTCTGAG gcTTTCAGGCTGCCTGATCAGAGACGAAGGCTGTGCTGCTCTGGCCTCAGCTCTGACTGTGAACCCGTCTCACCTGAAGGAGCTGGACCTGAGTTTCAATTATCCTAGAGAGGCAGGAATGGAGAGTCTAGCAGCTATACTGAAGAATCCAAGCTTCAGGCTGGAGTCTCTCAA CATGGAGCCTGGAGGAGAAAGATGGTTGACACCAGGTCTGAGGAAGT ATTCCTGTCCACCAACAGTCGACCTAAACACTGTAAACAGATTCCTCAAACtttctgacaaaaacaagaaggtGACACTTGTGGAAAAGGAGCAGCCGTATCCTGATCATGCAGACAGATTTGATCTCCATCAGCTGCTGTGTATTGATGGTCTGACTGGtcgctgttactgggaggtTGAGTGGGGTGGGAAAGTCTATGTATCAGTGAGTTACAGGGGAATCAATAGAAAAGGAGTAAATGACGATTCCTGGTTTGGATTGAATGATCAGTCCTGGAGTCTAGTCTGCTCTGATGATGGTTACACTGTTTGGCACAATGGAGAAAAAGCTTTCATCCCCGTCTCTTTCTACTCCTCGTCTCCCTCTGGCAGAGTAGCGGTGTATGTGGACTGTCCTGCTGGGACtctgtccttctacagagtCTCTTCAGATACACTGATCCACATCTACACTGCCAACACCAAATTCACTGAACCTCTTTATCCTGGATTTGGATTTGATAACAAGACAGGTTCTTGGATGTCTTTGTGTTCACTTTAA